One Solanum stenotomum isolate F172 unplaced genomic scaffold, ASM1918654v1 scaffold30743, whole genome shotgun sequence genomic window, agttataactaactttaattaagaaatactaacatccttctttttcctttatctCAACAATTTAGTCTTGGATCATAAGATTCAAATCTCTTGTTTATTTTTGGGGATATGGTTGATATACACcttaactttgtcatttagagtcgATATACCTCACTAtcaaagtggctcatatatagcGACGATAACAGGGCGGGGCGGGttgaaacaaattttaaatttattttttatactattttcCTCTACTATTacacaaatggctcacatatacaatttttctctaacggaaatgaaaaaaatcaattttaaattcatttttaaaatttttttattaaaaaagatattcatataggggtatatttgactCTTCACACATAttctttttgacttttttgattcaattgttaatttgaatttattattttgatggtaaAATTTAGGgataatgcataagtaccccgtagactatgatcgaaattccaaagacacacctaaacttaactagagtcctattacccctaaactaatttaaaatggatAAATACACCACAAACGCTGACATGTCATAGAGAGTGTGCACTAGTCTTTAGTCCCCATTTAGAAAAAGGTATGgacataaaaaaaagtaaacctTTTGGACAAAACCTCTTAGCCTAATAATAACAACGCAGAGAGATTAAATCAACTCCATAATTGcacatcttcattttcataacTTGTATTCtaataatattcattaatcttgtGTCTTTAACCCACACATTGTCCTCTCttggtttcttttatttttcgtGTGAGCTTTCATCCTTTTTTTACTCACGTATTGACTTGAACCCATAACCTAATCTTAGAATTAGAGTGGAGAGTATTTACCATCCAAACCACCCTCGCTTGTCCTTTATCCTTTTTTTCGATCATCTATTTATGCTTTTATTTAGCTTTGGTTTGGTTGGGAAAAAATGTGTTTCAGATGGAATTTAGGCCTATCTCTCTCTACCCTTTGGATAAGAGCCGGTTTCTCATTTTGAGCAAGACTATGGGGTAGGTTAATCTTCAACCTGTCTGTtttttattatacaaaatttCAGACGGTGATATTAACTTAAGTAACTCAAAAGTCTTGATCttttatgattatataaatttcaaagaaaatttgTACCAAAAGTTTATTATATTTGTCCAACTTGACACGTGATGTCTTCAttattcaacattaattattctattttacaACAGGGTTCAATGTCTCTGACAAGTTGGAATACAATGTATATGAATCAGAAATCTGAACGACTAATTTTTCATTAGaagtttattatattaatacaaCTTGACATATTATGTCTTTAAttatctttcatttcttttttccaaTTTGACTTAGTCAATCCACAGTTTTGCATCCATGAACTACAAGTTGTTGTGTGGCTGTGATGTAGATGTTAAATAGAAAATTGTCCAAATTCATGTAAATTATATGCACAAAACACTTAGCCTAATAATAACAAAGCAGAGACATTAAATCTGCAAATTGCAATAATTGCTATCCTCTCTATTGACTCTTTCTGCCCTGCAAAAGAAATGGCTTATGCTGCTATTTCTTCACTTATCTATACATTGAACCAACTCTTAAAACCTAATCAATCTTTGGTTTGTCGATGCTGTACACAACAACATCTCGAATCTCTCTGTCAAAATCTTTCTGCTCTGCAAGATTTCCTTGACAATACTACCACAAAGGATATTGAAACTCTTTAAGGTATATATGTAATTCATTAAATCTAGCTTACTGATgttatatattctttttaataataattaatttatcgattTTCAATTTCAAGGTTGTAGAAAAGAGGATCAGAAATGTAGTTTACAAAGCAGAAGATAGAATTGATTCAAGTCTAAGAAGCATCGTTCTAGCTGATCGCGAGCACAAGCGGCAAAAGGCATGTAGATCcttttatgaagaattgttGAAAGTGGAACAACAGGTTTATTTTCTCAACAAAGAGGTGATGTTGATCGAGTTTAACANAAATCTTTCTGCTCTACAAGATTTCCTTGACAATACTACCACAAAGGATATTGAAACTCTTAAGGTATATATGTAATTCATTAAATCTAGCTTACTGATgttatatattctttttaataataattaatttatcgattTTCAATTTCAAGGTTGTAGAAAAGAGGATCAGAAATGTAGTTTACAAAGCAGAAGATAGAATTGATTCAAGTCTAAGAAGCATCGTTCTAGCAGATCGCGAGCACAAGCAGCAAAAGGCATGTAGATCcttttatgaagaattgttGAAAGTGGAACAACAGGTTTATTTTCTCAACAAAGAGGTGATGTTGATCGAGTTTAACAACCATGGAAGCAAATCTGCAGAATTAGCAAGAATTTCCTCCTCACTAGAAAAAAGTACAATCGAGGAAAATACTATTGTTGGGATGGAGGATGACTTCAACATCATACTTGATTGTGTCACTGCCCAAACAGATGAGTTAATTGTCATACCAATTTTTGGTATGGGCGGTATCGGTAAGACAACTCTTGCGAGAAAAGTTTATGATGATTCATACATTCGTTCTCGATTTGATAAACAGGCATGGGTCACTATCTCTGAAGAATACAATGAGAGACAAATGCTTCTTGAACTGGTCTCTTCAATTACTGGAAGAAAGCAAGAAGCGATCGATGATGAACTAATGGAGATTGTGTATAGAGGTCTGAAGGGTAGGAGATTCCTAATTGTCATAGATGATATTTGGAGTACAAAGGCATGGGACCAAATGCAAAGAATATTTCCAAATGATGACAATAAAAGCCGAATTCTATTAACCACTCGGCTCAAGTATGTTGCTGATTATGTCAGTTGTCCTGATTTTCCCCCTCATAGTAAGTCTTTTCTCACTCTAGATGATAGTTGGAATCTATTCACcgaaaaattattcaaaaacgATCCGTGTCCTCCTCTCTTAGAAAAAACCGGGAAGCATATTGTAAAACAATGTCAAGGATTACCCCTCTCGGTTGTTGTCGTTGCTGGACTTCTTGTAAAAATGGATTTAACGCATGACATTTGGATGAAGGTTGAGAAAAATCTGAACTCATTCTTTGGTACGGTAACGGAACGATGCCAATCAATTCTTTCTTTGAGCTACAACTACTTGCCCCAATATTTGAGGGCTTGTTTTCTCTACATGGGAGGTTTTCCAGAAGACAGACATATTAACGTTTCCAAGTTGATTAGGCTATGGATTGCTGAGCAATTCGTAAAGGCAAGAAGCAATAAAAGGTTAGAAGTGGTGGCAAAGGAGTATCTACAAGAGTTAATTGATAGAAGTCTGATTTTGGTTGGTAATCAAAGGGCTAGTGGAAGGATGAGAACTTGCAAAATTCACGATCTTCTTCGGCAACTGTGCGTAAGTGAAGCTTATACTGAAAATGTTGTGCATGTCATGAATGGGAATGTTCTCGAATCCATAGATGATCAACGTCGAATGATCTTTCTGTCTGAAGTCGAAGAGAAGGATGATTATCGTATGCAACATAGCATTGGTATTATCCGCACCTTTATTTCAATGCAAGTAGATTTTCGAGTATGGATGTGTTCCATTGTTTCACAGTTCAAGTTGCTTAAGGTATTGGACGTGTTACCAGTCCTGTACGATTTCTCTTTTGTAATACCTCAACTTGTACATTTGAGATATGTTGCTCTACAAATTAAGGAAGGTGTTTCACTAGCCAAAATGAGAAATCTACAGACCATAATTATTCGAAGATATCCCGATCTGGGACCAACAACGTTGAAGCTGCCACTAGATATCTGGAGAATGTTAGAGATAAGACATTTGGATATTGATTTGCCACTATATATATCTCCTTTTGTTGCGGAAATCATAAGAAGAACTCCCAATCTAAAAAAGCTCAAGATTTTATATAGATCTAAGCTTCCTGATTCTTTCAGTATTTTACAGGATCTGGAGGCACTACACATAG contains:
- the LOC125851925 gene encoding putative late blight resistance protein homolog R1B-12 is translated as MAYAALSSLMYTLEQLLKPNQSFVCRCCTQQHLESLYQNLSALQDFLDNTTTKDIETLKVVEKRIRNVVYKAEDRIDSSLRSIVLADREHKQQKACRSFYEELLKVEQQVYFLNKEVMLIEFNNHGSKSAELARISSSLEKSTIEENTIVGMEDDFNIILDCVTAQTDELIVIPIFGMGGIGKTTLARKVYDDSYIRSRFDKQAWVTISEEYNERQMLLELVSSITGRKQEAIDDELMEIVYRGLKGRRFLIVIDDIWSTKAWDQMQRIFPNDDNKSRILLTTRLKYVADYVSCPDFPPHSKSFLTLDDSWNLFTEKLFKNDPCPPLLEKTGKHIVKQCQGLPLSVVVVAGLLVKMDLTHDIWMKVEKNLNSFFGTVTERCQSILSLSYNYLPQYLRACFLYMGGFPEDRHINVSKLIRLWIAEQFVKARSNKRLEVVAKEYLQELIDRSLILVGNQRASGRMRTCKIHDLLRQLCVSEAYTENVVHVMNGNVLESIDDQRRMIFLSEVEEKDDYRMQHSIGIIRTFISMQVDFRVWMCSIVSQFKLLKVLDVLPVLYDFSFVIPQLVHLRYVALQIKEGVSLAKMRNLQTIIIRRYPDLGPTTLKLPLDIWRMLEIRHLDIDLPLYISPFVAEIIRRTPNLKKLKILYRSKLPDSFSILQDLEALHIETQENIDPMIISRDISLPNLKKLTLKCTCIPWEVVNLLANLPNLETLYGHCAFDGTDWKVDEDVVFHKLKYLRLCRCRNLERWELAAGSDNFPMLEKLILFELPKLEEIPESIGEIMTLEFIRILNCGSGVETSAKKIQEEQESLGNYELDVEIYP